Proteins from a genomic interval of Salvelinus alpinus chromosome 7, SLU_Salpinus.1, whole genome shotgun sequence:
- the LOC139581930 gene encoding proline-rich protein 2-like, with translation MAHCRKKLFQLSSPPYHLPAILTSVPPPSYPHLLTTPQLSPPPDHPPAIPTSRPPPSYPQLRTTPQLSPPPDHPPASPTSGPPPSYPHLRTTQLSPPPDHSPAIPTSGPPPSYPHLRTTPQLSPPPDHPPAIPTSGPPPSYPHLRTTPQLSPPPDHPPAIPTSGPPSYPHLRTTPQLSPPPDHPPAIPTSGPPSYPHLRTTPQLSPPPDHPPAIPTSGPPPSYPHLRTTQLSSPPDHPSYPHLRTTPVIPT, from the exons atggctcattgcaggaaaaagctgtttcag CTATCCTCACCTCCGTACCACCTCCCAGCTATCCTCACCTCCGTACCACCCCCCAGCTATCCCCACCTCCTGACCACCCCCCAGCTATCCCCACCTCCGGACCACCCCCCAGCTATCCCCACCTCCAGACCACCCCCCAGCTATCCCCAACTCCGGACCACCCCCCAGCTATCCCCACCTCCGGACCACCCCCCAGCTAGCCCCACCTCCGGACCACCCCCCAGCTATCCCCACCTCCGGACCACCCAGCTATCCCCACCTCCTGACCACTCCCCAGCTATCCCCACCTCCGGACCACCCCCCAGCTATCCCCACCTCCGGACCACCCCCCAGCTATCCCCACCTCCGGACCACCCCCCAGCTATCCCCACCTCCGGACCACCCCCCAGCTATCCCCACCTCCGGACCACCCCCCAGCTATCCCCACCTCCGGACCACCCCCCAGCTATCCCCACCTCCGGACCACCCAGCTATCCCCACCTCCGGACCACCCCCCAGCTATCCCCACCTCCGGACCACCCCCCAGCTATCCCCACCTCCGGACCACCCAGCTATCCCCACCTCCGGACCACCCCCCAGCTATCCCCACCTCCGGACCACCCCCCAGCTATCCCCACCTCCGGACCACCCCCCAGTTATCCCCACCTCCGGACCACCCAGCTATCCTCACCTCCGGACCACCCCAGTTATCCCCACCTCCGGACCACCCCAGTTATCCCCACGTAG